Proteins from one Gibbsiella quercinecans genomic window:
- a CDS encoding DNA sulfur modification protein DndB, which yields MSGIRRSTTTGYTYAFEKAGSFGIFSSNGSVPVEYMMTSFSVDDLAQLSYSKDINTDLNFDYLIQRDIDEERARVEISQYISSSEDLVQKDIVFLPPLLVSIVNVDSNNKLIDYYPNCSLNSTDDNGVIFERVWPGIFKIRNFEIQNGKAISVKYSGSEIKDEVITVDINQAIININSTREGVAGARLVVIDGQHRLFALNYLRKEHPDKIKNIVVPVCIVYSPYSTLINSTVAKIPTIPEVLRNLFVDINSTVERVSGHFLTLLSDRTLGSIICREFCKKILSERQEYGLGLIEWNTKKHKESLEISRDYTITSIGVINNILEDCFGTRNGIKILTSILGIRESATEFDFSEFESDEYDEENIVSNIPETFPWSGFLSKHKPILTKLVNETLTKTLVTLFFETKFFADYYDNLRVFFEEQEAQIKSNRSCDSGVFYFAKKHILLNDPETKKSLPLINELISELKSRKEKIVPSLASKSICHKAMVEAWFLLCSKLIVHKKDLKIVDKIIQYCVESAFSPNVQLFNEQRLFIQDTIYINQRIKVTKVARRQIVRLFFSQLLLKANIERLVNDLKIDNELQDILIKFAKSEVGAYLNQMSKDKTNTFIKTFRSNYNLDDIDRDKLLAAEANRTKEIKQKNASEVYTEFDSLVKFYTKEGIVNAYQDLTNCLKSNDFDFSFDNEPFDDEI from the coding sequence GTGTCAGGAATCAGAAGAAGTACTACAACTGGCTATACATACGCATTTGAAAAGGCAGGATCTTTTGGAATATTCAGTTCTAATGGCTCTGTTCCAGTTGAATATATGATGACATCATTCTCTGTGGATGATCTTGCGCAGTTATCTTACTCGAAAGATATTAATACCGATTTAAATTTTGATTATTTAATACAGCGAGATATTGATGAGGAAAGAGCTAGGGTCGAAATAAGTCAATATATCAGTTCTAGCGAAGATCTAGTTCAGAAAGATATTGTGTTCTTACCCCCTTTGCTTGTCTCCATCGTAAATGTTGATTCAAACAATAAGCTTATAGACTATTATCCTAATTGCAGTTTGAATAGTACAGATGATAATGGGGTAATATTTGAGCGAGTTTGGCCAGGTATATTTAAAATTCGTAATTTTGAAATACAAAATGGTAAAGCTATATCTGTAAAGTATTCTGGTTCAGAAATAAAAGATGAAGTCATTACGGTCGATATTAATCAGGCGATTATAAATATTAACAGTACAAGAGAAGGTGTCGCTGGAGCTAGACTTGTAGTTATTGATGGACAGCATCGACTTTTTGCTCTTAATTACTTAAGAAAAGAACATCCGGATAAAATAAAAAACATAGTGGTTCCGGTTTGTATTGTTTACTCTCCATATTCTACATTAATTAACTCAACTGTAGCAAAAATACCAACTATTCCAGAGGTTTTAAGGAATTTATTTGTTGATATTAACTCTACTGTAGAAAGAGTCAGTGGACATTTCCTTACCTTACTTTCGGACAGAACATTAGGCTCTATAATATGCAGGGAATTCTGTAAAAAAATATTAAGTGAAAGACAGGAGTATGGATTAGGGTTAATTGAATGGAATACTAAAAAGCATAAAGAATCTCTCGAAATTTCTAGAGATTACACAATAACAAGTATTGGTGTTATCAATAATATCCTAGAGGATTGTTTTGGGACAAGAAATGGAATAAAAATACTAACGTCAATTTTAGGGATCCGAGAGTCAGCTACTGAATTTGATTTCTCAGAATTCGAGAGCGACGAATATGATGAGGAAAATATCGTTTCAAATATTCCGGAAACTTTTCCATGGAGTGGTTTCCTATCGAAGCATAAACCCATTTTAACGAAATTAGTAAATGAAACTCTAACTAAAACATTAGTTACTTTATTTTTTGAGACGAAATTTTTTGCAGACTACTACGACAACTTAAGAGTTTTTTTTGAAGAGCAAGAGGCGCAAATTAAATCGAATAGAAGTTGTGACTCAGGGGTGTTTTATTTTGCAAAAAAACATATTTTACTTAATGACCCAGAAACAAAAAAATCATTACCATTAATAAATGAATTAATCTCAGAGTTAAAAAGTCGAAAAGAAAAAATTGTCCCAAGTCTTGCTTCTAAATCAATATGCCATAAAGCTATGGTTGAAGCTTGGTTTTTATTATGCTCTAAATTAATTGTACACAAGAAAGATCTTAAAATTGTTGATAAAATAATACAGTACTGCGTTGAAAGTGCATTCTCACCAAATGTTCAGTTATTTAACGAGCAGAGGCTATTTATACAAGATACAATTTATATTAATCAGAGAATTAAAGTAACAAAAGTGGCCAGAAGGCAAATTGTCAGATTGTTTTTCTCACAATTACTTCTAAAGGCTAATATTGAAAGATTAGTAAACGACTTAAAAATCGATAATGAACTTCAAGATATTCTCATTAAATTTGCAAAAAGCGAAGTGGGTGCATATCTTAATCAAATGAGTAAAGATAAAACTAACACATTTATTAAAACATTTCGTAGTAATTATAATCTTGATGACATTGACAGAGATAAATTACTTGCGGCTGAAGCAAACCGCACAAAAGAAATAAAACAAAAAAATGCAAGCGAGGTATATACTGAGTTTGATAGCTTAGTAAAATTCTATACTAAAGAGGGAATAGTGAATGCTTACCAAGATTTAACAAATTGCTTAAAATCAAACGACTTTGATTTTTCATTTGATAACGAGCCTTTTGATGATGAAATTTAA